The following coding sequences are from one Natrarchaeobaculum sulfurireducens window:
- a CDS encoding 2Fe-2S iron-sulfur cluster-binding protein gives MTEYTVEFVGTGETITCSEKETILSRCLEEGIAQEYSCRVGMCLACSAEILDGEVTQPAARGFTEAEAERYALTCMARPQSDLKLERGKYPPSIDADLEASGETGATADD, from the coding sequence ATGACAGAGTACACCGTCGAATTCGTCGGGACGGGCGAGACCATCACTTGCTCGGAGAAAGAAACCATTCTCAGTCGTTGTCTCGAAGAGGGAATCGCCCAGGAGTACTCCTGCCGCGTCGGGATGTGTCTGGCCTGCTCGGCGGAGATTCTCGATGGCGAGGTCACCCAACCGGCCGCCCGTGGGTTCACCGAAGCCGAAGCCGAACGCTACGCGCTTACCTGTATGGCTCGCCCACAGTCGGATCTCAAACTCGAGCGTGGGAAGTATCCCCCGAGCATCGACGCCGACCTCGAGGCGAGTGGGGAGACGGGCGCGACGGCCGACGACTGA
- the ftsZ gene encoding cell division protein FtsZ, with amino-acid sequence MDSLIDDAIDEAEEGEPPEAPSGQAPDESSGSRPSGTMTDDELEDVLQDLQTDITVVGCGGAGGNTINRMFEQGIHGAKLVAANTDVQHLVEIDADTKILMGEEKTGGRGAGSLPQVGEEAALESQQDIYDAIDGSDMVFVTAGLGGGTGTGSAPVVAKAAREAGALTISIVTTPFTAEGEVRRTNAEAGLERLRDVSDTVIVVPNDRLLDSVGKLPVRQAFKVSDEVLMRSVKGITELITKPGLVNLDFADVRTVMERGGVAMIGLGESDSEAKAEDSVKTALRSPLLDVDISGANSALVNVTGGNDMSIEEAEGVVEEIYDRIDPDARIIWGTSIDETLEGSMRTMIVVTGVQSPQIYGRPEGEAVQPEMADDIDFVE; translated from the coding sequence ATGGACTCACTCATCGACGACGCCATCGACGAGGCCGAGGAGGGGGAGCCGCCCGAGGCACCCTCCGGCCAGGCACCTGACGAGTCTTCGGGTAGCCGTCCGTCGGGGACGATGACCGACGACGAACTGGAAGACGTTCTTCAGGACCTCCAGACCGACATCACGGTCGTCGGCTGTGGCGGTGCAGGTGGTAACACGATCAACCGGATGTTCGAGCAGGGTATTCACGGTGCGAAACTCGTCGCTGCGAACACCGACGTCCAGCACCTCGTCGAGATCGACGCCGACACCAAGATCCTGATGGGCGAGGAGAAAACGGGCGGGCGAGGCGCCGGTTCGCTCCCACAGGTCGGCGAGGAAGCCGCGCTCGAGAGCCAACAGGACATCTACGACGCCATCGATGGCTCGGACATGGTCTTCGTCACCGCCGGACTGGGTGGTGGCACCGGCACCGGCTCGGCCCCCGTCGTCGCCAAGGCCGCCCGCGAGGCCGGCGCACTGACGATCTCGATCGTCACGACGCCGTTTACTGCAGAAGGTGAGGTCCGCCGGACGAACGCCGAAGCCGGGCTCGAGCGTCTGCGCGACGTTTCGGATACCGTCATCGTCGTCCCGAACGACCGGCTGCTCGATTCGGTCGGCAAACTGCCCGTCCGCCAGGCGTTCAAAGTCTCGGACGAGGTGCTGATGCGCTCGGTCAAAGGCATCACGGAACTGATCACGAAACCCGGCCTCGTCAACTTAGACTTCGCCGACGTCCGAACCGTTATGGAACGTGGCGGCGTCGCGATGATCGGTCTCGGTGAGTCCGATTCGGAAGCGAAAGCCGAAGACTCCGTCAAGACTGCCCTTCGCTCGCCGCTGCTCGACGTCGACATCTCCGGTGCGAACTCCGCGCTCGTCAACGTCACCGGTGGCAACGATATGTCCATCGAAGAGGCCGAAGGCGTCGTCGAAGAGATCTACGATCGCATCGATCCCGACGCCCGCATCATCTGGGGTACCTCGATCGACGAGACCTTAGAGGGCAGTATGCGCACGATGATCGTCGTCACGGGCGTCCAGTCGCCACAGATCTACGGCCGCCCCGAGGGCGAGGCCGTCCAGCCCGAGATGGCCGACGATATCGACTTCGTCGAGTAA
- a CDS encoding D-aminoacyl-tRNA deacylase → MTELAIVESRADRASVHVCEHLRTLLDWEERVDAERPDADGGGTYFRADGVELRSFEPFHLELERPAAAFDCDPDLLVFASRHSGDTGPLLTGHFTGNVGPAEFGGAAYAVAEAAPNALARLLVAFDEYAPAAYDVGMECTHHGPTDVGCPSLFAELGSDDEQWDDPAGAEAVARSILELRDVSPHRERAVVGFGGNHYAPRFERIVRETPWAVGHIAADWGLESLDHPGAHERLLEALFEASGTELAVIDGEWPVLEATLDELGYRVVSETWLRTVGDRPLDLVDLVESTLGDVDDGVRFGERMDRSVTVCDLPTDLIGTAEGIDPEAVRAAVAASSVAFETDNGGSRIGSQAAFPDPAGDAYDDLVATLAALLERTYEAVVLEADAVVAEKMAFDPTLAREAGVPEGPKFGTLADGEPVTVDGTRIDPDRVRTRRTHRFEI, encoded by the coding sequence ATGACCGAGCTGGCGATCGTCGAGAGCCGCGCGGACCGCGCGTCGGTCCACGTCTGTGAGCACCTGCGGACGCTGCTCGACTGGGAAGAACGCGTCGACGCGGAGCGTCCGGACGCCGACGGCGGCGGCACCTACTTCCGCGCCGACGGTGTCGAACTCCGGTCGTTCGAGCCGTTTCACCTCGAACTCGAGCGACCGGCCGCCGCGTTCGACTGCGATCCTGATCTGTTGGTCTTCGCCTCGAGACACTCCGGTGATACTGGTCCGCTGCTGACGGGCCACTTCACCGGCAACGTTGGCCCCGCGGAGTTCGGCGGCGCGGCGTACGCCGTCGCCGAGGCTGCCCCGAACGCGCTTGCCCGGCTTCTCGTCGCGTTCGACGAGTACGCTCCAGCGGCGTACGACGTCGGGATGGAGTGTACCCACCACGGCCCGACTGACGTCGGCTGTCCGTCGCTGTTCGCGGAACTGGGCAGCGACGACGAGCAGTGGGACGACCCGGCGGGTGCCGAAGCCGTCGCCCGGTCGATCCTCGAGCTTCGGGACGTCTCGCCCCACCGCGAGCGGGCGGTCGTCGGCTTCGGCGGCAATCACTACGCACCCCGGTTCGAGCGAATCGTCCGGGAGACGCCGTGGGCGGTGGGGCACATCGCTGCCGACTGGGGCCTCGAGTCGCTCGATCACCCTGGCGCTCACGAGCGCCTGCTCGAGGCGCTGTTCGAGGCGAGCGGTACCGAACTGGCGGTCATCGACGGCGAGTGGCCAGTGCTCGAAGCGACGCTCGACGAACTGGGCTATCGGGTCGTCAGCGAGACATGGCTTCGGACGGTCGGCGACCGGCCGCTCGACCTCGTCGACCTCGTCGAATCAACCCTCGGAGACGTCGACGACGGCGTTCGTTTCGGCGAGCGGATGGATCGGTCCGTCACGGTCTGTGACCTGCCGACCGACCTGATCGGAACCGCCGAGGGAATCGACCCCGAAGCCGTCAGGGCAGCCGTCGCCGCCTCGAGCGTTGCTTTCGAGACCGACAACGGCGGGAGTCGGATCGGCTCGCAGGCGGCGTTTCCTGACCCCGCTGGGGATGCCTACGACGACCTCGTGGCGACACTGGCTGCGCTGCTCGAGCGAACGTACGAGGCGGTCGTTCTCGAGGCCGATGCCGTCGTTGCTGAGAAGATGGCGTTCGATCCCACGTTGGCCCGCGAGGCTGGCGTTCCGGAGGGGCCGAAGTTCGGCACGCTCGCAGACGGCGAACCGGTTACCGTCGACGGAACCCGAATCGATCCGGATCGGGTTCGAACGCGTCGTACACATCGGTTCGAGATCTGA